One genomic region from Salvia hispanica cultivar TCC Black 2014 chromosome 2, UniMelb_Shisp_WGS_1.0, whole genome shotgun sequence encodes:
- the LOC125208113 gene encoding protein transport protein Sec61 subunit alpha-like yields the protein MGGGFRVLHLVRPFLSFLPEVQSADRKVPFREKVIYTVISLFIFLVCSQLPLYGIHSTTGADPFYWMRVILASNRGTVMELGITPIVTSGLVMQLLAGSKIIEVDNNVREDRALLNGAQKLLGILIAVGEAVAYVLSGMYGSVGQLGVGNAILIILQLCFAGIIVICLDELLQKGYGLGSGISLFIATNICENIIWKAFSPTTINSGRGAEFEGAVIALFHLLITRTDKVRALREAFYRQNLPNVTNLLATVLVFLIVIYFQGFRVVLPVRSKNARGQQGSYPIKLFYTSNMPIILQSALVSNLYFISQLLYRKYSGNFLVNLLGKWKESEYSGQSVPVGGLAYYITAPSSLSDILANPFHGLFYIVFMLSACALFSKTWIEVSGSSAKDVAKQLKEQQMVMPGHRESNLQKELNRYIPTAAAFGGVCIGALTVLADLMGAIGSGTGILLAVTIIYQYFETFEKEKASELGFFGF from the exons ATGGGGGGTGGGTTTAGGGTGCTCCATCTGGTTCGACCTTTCCTTTCGTTTCTCCCGGAGGTTCAAAGTGCGGACAGGAAGGTTCCCTTCAGAGAGAAGGTTATATACACTGTGATATCTCTGTTCATTTTCCTGGTCTGCAGCCAGCTTCCGTTGTATGGCATACACTCTACAACTGGTGCGGATCCATTCTATTGGATGCGTGTCATTCTTGCTTCGAACAGAGGCACGGTGATGGAGCTTGGAATCACCCCAATAGTGACATCTGGGCTGGTTATGCAACTCTTAGCGGGTTCGAAGATCATTGAAGTTGACAACAATGTGAGAGAGGACCGAGCCCTCCT AAATGGTGCACAGAAATTGTTGGGCATCTTAATTGCAGTCGGTGAGGCTGTTGCATATGTTCTTTCCGGGATGTATGGCAGTGTGGGCCAACTTGGAGTTGGGAATGCAATCCTTATCATTCTGCAACTCTGCTTTGCGGGGATCATAGTTATTTGCCTGGATGAGCTTCTCCAGAAAGGATATGGCCTTGGCTCTGGCATTTCACTCTTCATTGCAACCAATATTTG TGAAAACATCATCTGGAAGGCATTTAGCCCAACTACTATTAACAGTGGGCGTGGAGCTGAATTCGAAGGTGCTGTCATTGCTTTGTTCCATTTGTTGATAACTCGGACCGACAAGGTTCGTGCTTTGCGAGAGGCATTCTACCGGCAGAACCTCCCCAATGTCACAAACTTGCTGGCCACTGTCTTGGTCTTCCTTATTGTCATTTACTTCCAAGGATTCCGTGTAGTTTTGCCAGTGAGGTCAAAGAATGCTCGGGGGCAACAGGGTTCTTATCCTATTAAGCTGTTCTACACTTCTAATATGCCCATTATTCTGCAGTCTGCCCTTGTATCCAATCTGTACTTCATTTCCCAG TTGCTTTACAGGAAATACAGTGGGAATTTCCTTGTAAACCTTCTCGGAAAGTGGAAGGAATCTGAATACTCTGGTCAATCTGTTCCTGTTGGGGGTCTTGCTTATTATATAACTGCTCCATCTAG CTTGTCAGATATATTGGCCAATCCTTTCCATGGATTGTTTTACATTGTATTCATGCTGTCAGCATGTgctttattttcaaaaacgTGGATTGAGGTATCAGGATCTTCGGCCAAAGATGTGGCGAAGCAGCTGAAG GAACAACAAATGGTGATGCCCGGACACAGAGAGTCGAATCTGCAGAAGGAGCTGAACCGGTACATTCCCACCGCAGCTGCATTCGGTGGCGTGTGCATTGGTGCACTGACAGTCTTGGCAGACCTCATGGGCGCGATTGGCTCCGGTACAGGAATTCTGCTGGCTGTCACCATCATATATCAGTATTTTGAGACATTCGAGAAGGAGAAGGCCAGCGAACTTGGTTTCTTCGGTTTCTAA
- the LOC125207284 gene encoding protein DELAY OF GERMINATION 1-like isoform X2, with protein sequence MASTNHRPFRCSFRSWMAQQQQDLDELVAANSSPAAAEEDLARLRDKCVAHFAEYAERRAAMAGQNPPCFLSPPWCSAFENAFMWVGGCRPSLFIRLIYHACGSELDAFLRGERKGNLAELTARQLEMINALHCKTVKEEDKFDTRIASLQEEIADEPLATMAKQSVGEWSEDVERAMVAHEAAMAEVLLAADRLRMETLEEVMGILTPLQAVDLLVEAKKLHISMHCWGCKREEQTSTSTS encoded by the exons ATGGCCTCCACCAACCACCGCCCCTTCCGCTGCTCCTTCCGCAGCTGGATGGCGCAGCAGCAGCAGGACCTCGACGA GCTCGTGGCGGCCAACTCCTCCCCCGCCGCGGCCGAGGAGGACCTCGCGCGGCTGAGGGACAAGTGCGTCGCGCACTTCGCGGAGTACGCGGAGAGGCGGGCCGCCATGGCAGGGCAGAACCCGCCGTGCTTCCTGTCCCCGCCGTGGTGCTCCGCCTTCGAGAACGCCTTCATGTGGGTCGGGGGCTGCCGCCCCTCGCTCTTCATCCGCCTCATCTACCACGCCTGCGGCTCCGAGCTCGACGCCTTCCTCCGCGGCGAGAGGAAGGGCAACCTCGCCGAGCTCACCGCGCGCCAGCTCGAGATGATCAATGCTCTCCATTGCAAGACTGTCAAGGAGGAGGACAAGTTTGATACAAGAATTGCTTCTTTGCAG GAGGAAATAGCAGATGAGCCGCTGGCAACGATGGCTAAGCAGAGCGTGGGGGAGTGGAGcgaggacgtggagcgcgccaTGGTTGCACACGAGGCCGCAATGGCAGAGGTTCTGTTGGCGGCGGATCGGCTGAGGATGGAGACGCTCGAGGAGGTGATGGGCATCCTCACCCCGTTGCAGGCCGTGGACCTTCTAGTCGAAGCGAAGAAGCTCCACATCTCGATGCATTGCTGGGGTTGCAAAAGGGAGGAACAAACATCAACGAGCACAAGTTGA
- the LOC125207068 gene encoding B3 domain-containing protein At3g25182-like: MRRRRTSNGDTRKQGQNRLSIPFNNIENDFLTEEEKEYLLGEDEKGKKRFLEVEVVQPSLEVETVKLCRWDMPKKSGKTSSTYVIRGSWNAVVKSNKLRFNGTVQLWGFRVDRELCLALVKVPRNRAAA; this comes from the coding sequence ATGCGCCGTCGTCGGACGAGCAACGGAGATACACGAAAACAAGGCCAAAACCGCCTCTCGATCCCGTTCAACAACATCGAAAACGATTTTCTGacggaggaggagaaggagtACCTCCTCGGCGAGGATGAGAAAGGGAAGAAGCGGTTTCTGGAGGTGGAGGTCGTGCAGCCGTCGCTGGAGGTGGAGACGGTGAAGCTTTGCCGGTGGGATATGCCGAAGAAGAGTGGGAAGACGTCGTCGACCTACGTTATTCGAGGGAGTTGGAATGCGGTTGTGAAGAGCAATAAACTCCGGTTCAACGGGACGGTGCAGCTGTGGGGTTTTCGGGTTGATCGGGAGCTGTGCTTGGCGCTCGTGAAGGTGCCGAGGAATCGTGCCGCCGCCTGA
- the LOC125207069 gene encoding putative B3 domain-containing protein At3g24850 encodes MLVYRDITKDDLKYDLASDPFEALCIVAERATEIRDREEKAFRDSKRVVEKPIICILPKRPREEAAPVPAPRPKRRRAPPAEEPKKKRVRRPLPPPLREKPPLPAEFHAAIEEMAAAKKAVATEAKLVIQKRLTSTDLSGGHNRLSIPFNDVESDFLTEEEKEHLLGQDEKNKKRFLEVEIVQPSLAVETVKFCRWDMPKENGKTSSTYVIRGKWNEIVHKNDLIVEMAVQLWCFRVDRELCFALVSLAD; translated from the coding sequence ATGTTGGTGTATAGAGATATAACCAAGGATGATCTCAAATACGACCTTGCTTCGGATCCCTTCGAGGCCCTATGCATCGTGGCCGAACGAGCAACGGAGATACGTGACCGCGAGGAGAAGGCGTTCCGGGATAGCAAGCGTGTTGTCGAAAAGCCGATCATCTGCATTTTGCCGAAAAGGCCTAGAGAGGAAGCCGCCCCCGTCCCCGCCCCGAGGCCTAAGCGAAGAAGGGCGCCCCCCGCGGAGGAGCCGAAGAAGAAGCGGGTGAGAAGGCCACTCCCTCCGCCCCTCCGCGAAAAGCCGCCGCTGCCGGCGGAATTTCACGCCGCGATCGAGGAGATGGCCGCAGCTAAAAAAGCGGTGGCAACGGAGGCGAAGCTGGTGATACAGAAGCGGCTCACGAGCACGGACCTGAGCGGCGGCCACAACCGCCTCTCGATTCCGTTCAACGACGTCGAAAGCGATTTTCTGacggaggaggagaaggagcACCTCCTCGGCCAGGATGAGAAGAATAAGAAGCGGTTTCTGGAGGTGGAGATCGTGCAGCCGTCGCTGGCGGTGGAGACGGTGAAGTTTTGCCGGTGGGATATGCCCAAGGAGAACGGGAAGACGTCGTCCACCTACGTGATTCGAGGGAAATGGAATGAGATTGTGCACAAAAATGACCTCATCGTAGAGATGGCGGTGCAGCTGTGGTGTTTTCGGGTTGATCGGGAGCTGTGTTTCGCGCTCGTGAGTCTCGCCGACTGA
- the LOC125207868 gene encoding uncharacterized protein LOC125207868 produces MPRLSASRRHLAHRPREPPSPLSSEEQSKLAAKRALHRALKAVRESLIRSNNGPDSDSDSDSDEIESSDDDDGEPIDGNCGREGYSVFSEVLEDAALKEYYAKNFVLGEFSCLVCGAVGGRNSGKKFKGCLPLLQHSISIEKTKRRGAHRAFAQAVCEVLGWDIHRLSEIGSKLSEKSGDLQQGNCDGEKVESSVALAHNADSVNDDASDGKDIGVVDTLLDTEEPALDGLTSGNGDGAKVESSVALAHSVDSVKDDALDGKDGEAEPASNAGEDIGSVHTLPGTEEPSSDGLTSCFSACHDVAAPTVSPPAAVPVVNQPSEAEWPGAGPPPC; encoded by the exons ATGCCCCGCCTCTCCGCCTCCCGCCGCCACTTGGCCCACCGCCCCCGCGAACCCCCCTCCCCCCTCTCCTCAGAGGAGCAATCGAAGCTGGCCGCTAAGCGCGCCCTTCACCGCGCGCTCAAGGCCGTCCGCGAATCCCTAATTCGCAGCAACAACGGCCCCGATTCCGATTCCGATTCCGATTCTGATGAAATCGAAAGCAGCGACGACGACGACGGTGAACCGATTGATGGGAATTGCGGCCGCGAGGGGTATAGTGTGTTCAGTGAAGTGTTGGAGGATGCCGCATTGAAGGAGTATTACGCGAAGAATTTCGTTTTGGGGGAGTTTAGCTGCCTGGTTTGTGGAGCTGTGGGTGGGAGGAATTCGGGGAAGAAGTTCAAGGGCTGCTTGCCTCTGCTGCAGCATTCCATCTCCATTGAGAAGACCAAGAGGAGGGGCGCGCATAGGGCGTTTGCTCAGGCTGTTTGTGAGGTTCTTGGCTGGGACATTCATCGGTTATCGGAGATTGGCTCAAAGCTGAGTGAGAAATCCGGCGATCTGCAGCAG GGGAATTGTGATGGTGAGAAGGTGGAGAGCTCGGTGGCTTTGGCTCACAATGCTGATTCTGTAAACGATGATGCTTCAGATGGTAAAGATATTGGTGTCGTGGATACGCTGCTCGACACTGAGGAGCCTGCATTGGATGGGTTGACAAGT GGCAATGGCGATGGTGCCAAGGTGGAGAGCTCAGTGGCTTTGGCTCACAGTGTTGATTCTGTAAAGGATGATGCTTTAGATGGTAAAGATGGCGAAGCAGAACCGGCATCTAATGCTGGTGAGGATATTGGTTCCGTGCATACTCTGCCCGGCACTGAGGAGCCTTCATCGGATGGGTTGACAAGC TGCTTTTCGGCATGTCATGATGTTGCTGCTCCCACTGTCTCCCCGCCCGCTGCTGTCCCCGTGGTCAACCAGCCTTCCGAAGCTGAATGGCCGGGTGCTGGTCCCCCGCCTTGCTAA
- the LOC125207285 gene encoding protein DOG1-like 4: MSFHLFYETWSDELRQLVHQLRQAPIPPATEDDRRQLQELVQKVISHYDEYHRFKTSAAKRDALAFFTAAPGTTSLERSLHWIAGWRPTTAFHLIYTESSITLEIHVANLLRGLYNGDLRDLSMEQFHRVSQLKAETVQRENELTDQLCDWQDETTAMVGNIKMEKLAVIVEKAEDLRLKTIKSIMKVLTPRQAAEFLVAAADLHFGIRAWGVQHDSRRGMV; the protein is encoded by the exons ATGTCCTTCCACCTCTTTTACGAGACGTGGTCCGACGAGCTTCGCCAGTTGGTGCACCAGCTCCGGCAGGCCCCGATCCCTCCGGCCACCGAGGATGACCGCCGCCAGCTCCAGGAGCTGGTCCAGAAGGTCATTTCCCACTACGACGAGTACCACCGCTTCAAGACTTCGGCCGCGAAGAGAGACGCGCTGGCGTTCTTCACGGCCGCTCCAGGGACCACCTCCCTAGAGCGGTCCCTCCATTGGATCGCGGGGTGGCGCCCCACCACCGCCTTCCACCTCATCTACACCGAGTCTAGTATCACGCTGGAGATTCACGTGGCCAACTTGCTCCGCGGCCTCTACAACGGCGACCTCAGGGATCTGTCCATGGAGCAGTTCCACCGCGTCAGCCAGCTGAAGGCCGAGACCGTGCAGCGGGAGAATGAGCTCACCGATCAGCTCTGCGATTGGCAG GATGAGACAACTGCAATGGTTGGAAACATCAAGATGGAGAAACTGGCGGTCATTGTTGAAAAGGCCGAGGATCTTCGGCTGAAGACCATCAAGAGCATCATGAAGGTGTTGACGCCGCGGCAGGCGGCAGAGTTCTTGGTCGCCGCCGCAGATCTCCACTTCGGGATTCGTGCCTGGGGTGTTCAGCATGATAGCCGCCGCGGCAtggtttaa
- the LOC125204409 gene encoding putative pentatricopeptide repeat-containing protein At1g53330 isoform X1 has protein sequence MQRVKKKLMVSPFTLSSLLRREKDPKLALQLFLNPNPHHSNAKPFRRSLLSYDLIISKLGRAKMFAEMEIVMENLKKDTRISPEEIIFCNIMTFYARARLPGEALHLFDEIPSYRCRRTVKSVNTLLNGLLVCHEFDKMMEVYGRIEDYGSPDACTYNILINAFCVMVDLVRARKVFDEMLRRGVEPNVVTFGTLINGLITNSELDAAFGLKRRMERDFKIRPNAHIYVALMKGLCRVFRLDEAVRLKGEMLRKKVELVPAVYSTLISASFKVNRKGEVSGLLEEMRGNGCKPDTVTYNAMIHGYCKENEFGLAFGALSEMEKDGCKPDVISFNVIIGGLCREGKVGEAYDLLEDMPRWGCAPDVVAYRTVFDGLCDVKQFKEAASILDEMSFMGYAHHTSSVSKCVDALLIEENKELLLTYVFMLVKRNSLDRYIWRLVTCLLCKRSSLDSQELFDGLINTHSLPMG, from the coding sequence ATGCAGAGAGTGAAGAAGAAGCTAATGGTGTCACCATTCACACTCTCCTCACTCCTCCGCCGCGAAAAAGACCCAAAGCTAGCTCTTCAACTCTTCCTCAACCCTAACCCGCATCACTCAAATGCCAAACCATTTCGCCGCTCTCTCCTCTCCTACGATCTCATCATCTCCAAACTCGGGAGAGCCAAAATGTTCGCCGAAATGGAAATTGTCATGGAGAATTTGAAGAAAGACACCCGAATTAGTCCGGAAGAAATCATTTTTTGCAACATTATGACGTTCTACGCCCGAGCGCGCTTGCCCGGTGAGGCCCTCCACCTGTTCGACGAAATTCCCTCTTATCGATGCCGAAGGACTGTGAAATCAGTGAACACGTTGCTGAACGGGCTCCTTGTTTGTCACGAATTCGATAAGATGATGGAGGTTTATGGCCGGATTGAGGATTACGGGAGCCCTGATGCGTGTACGTACAACATTCTGATAAATGCATTTTGTGTGATGGTTGATTTGGTGCGCGCGCGGAaggtgtttgatgaaatgctGAGGAGAGGGGTTGAGCCTAATGTGGTGACGTTTGGGACTTTGATTAATGGGCTTATTACGAATTCGGAGCTGGATGCGGCTTTCGGGTTGAAGAGAAGGATGGAGAGGGATTTTAAAATCAGACCTAATGCACATATCTATGTAGCTTTGATGAAGGGGCTTTGTAGGGTGTTTCGATTGGATGAGGCTGTTAGGTTGAAGGGTGAGATGTTGAGAAAGAAGGTGGAATTGGTTCCTGCGGTTTATTCTACATTGATCAGTGCGTCTTTCAAGGTTAATCGAAAGGGGGAGGTTTCTGGATTGTTGGAGGAGATGAGGGGAAACGGGTGTAAGCCCGATACAGTAACTTACAACGCGATGATACATGGATATTGTAAGGAGAATGAGTTTGGGTTGGCTTTTGGGGCTTTGAGTGAGATGGAGAAAGACGGCTGCAAGCCGGATGTCATTAGTTTTAATGTGATTATTGGTGGGCTGTGTAGGGAGGGGAAAGTGGGTGAAGCCTATGATTTGTTGGAAGATATGCCACGGTGGGGATGTGCCCCGGATGTGGTAGCTTACAGGACAGTTTTTGATGGTTTGTGTGATGTGAAGCAGTTCAAAGAAGCAGCAAGCATTTTGGATGAGATGAGTTTTATGGGATATGCTCATCATACGTCTAGTGTAAGCAAATGCGTGGATGCATTGTTGATAGAGGAGAATAAAGAGTTACTATTAacatatgtgtttatgttgGTGAAGAGAAACTCCCTTGATAGATATATATGGAGACTTGTAACTTGTTTGCTCTGTAAACGTAGCAGTTTAGATAGTCAAGAACTGTTTGATGGGCTGATTAATACTCATTCTCTTCCGATGGGCTAG
- the LOC125204409 gene encoding putative pentatricopeptide repeat-containing protein At1g53330 isoform X2, which yields MVSPFTLSSLLRREKDPKLALQLFLNPNPHHSNAKPFRRSLLSYDLIISKLGRAKMFAEMEIVMENLKKDTRISPEEIIFCNIMTFYARARLPGEALHLFDEIPSYRCRRTVKSVNTLLNGLLVCHEFDKMMEVYGRIEDYGSPDACTYNILINAFCVMVDLVRARKVFDEMLRRGVEPNVVTFGTLINGLITNSELDAAFGLKRRMERDFKIRPNAHIYVALMKGLCRVFRLDEAVRLKGEMLRKKVELVPAVYSTLISASFKVNRKGEVSGLLEEMRGNGCKPDTVTYNAMIHGYCKENEFGLAFGALSEMEKDGCKPDVISFNVIIGGLCREGKVGEAYDLLEDMPRWGCAPDVVAYRTVFDGLCDVKQFKEAASILDEMSFMGYAHHTSSIYFAAGFSSCTKEMARSSATSG from the exons ATGGTGTCACCATTCACACTCTCCTCACTCCTCCGCCGCGAAAAAGACCCAAAGCTAGCTCTTCAACTCTTCCTCAACCCTAACCCGCATCACTCAAATGCCAAACCATTTCGCCGCTCTCTCCTCTCCTACGATCTCATCATCTCCAAACTCGGGAGAGCCAAAATGTTCGCCGAAATGGAAATTGTCATGGAGAATTTGAAGAAAGACACCCGAATTAGTCCGGAAGAAATCATTTTTTGCAACATTATGACGTTCTACGCCCGAGCGCGCTTGCCCGGTGAGGCCCTCCACCTGTTCGACGAAATTCCCTCTTATCGATGCCGAAGGACTGTGAAATCAGTGAACACGTTGCTGAACGGGCTCCTTGTTTGTCACGAATTCGATAAGATGATGGAGGTTTATGGCCGGATTGAGGATTACGGGAGCCCTGATGCGTGTACGTACAACATTCTGATAAATGCATTTTGTGTGATGGTTGATTTGGTGCGCGCGCGGAaggtgtttgatgaaatgctGAGGAGAGGGGTTGAGCCTAATGTGGTGACGTTTGGGACTTTGATTAATGGGCTTATTACGAATTCGGAGCTGGATGCGGCTTTCGGGTTGAAGAGAAGGATGGAGAGGGATTTTAAAATCAGACCTAATGCACATATCTATGTAGCTTTGATGAAGGGGCTTTGTAGGGTGTTTCGATTGGATGAGGCTGTTAGGTTGAAGGGTGAGATGTTGAGAAAGAAGGTGGAATTGGTTCCTGCGGTTTATTCTACATTGATCAGTGCGTCTTTCAAGGTTAATCGAAAGGGGGAGGTTTCTGGATTGTTGGAGGAGATGAGGGGAAACGGGTGTAAGCCCGATACAGTAACTTACAACGCGATGATACATGGATATTGTAAGGAGAATGAGTTTGGGTTGGCTTTTGGGGCTTTGAGTGAGATGGAGAAAGACGGCTGCAAGCCGGATGTCATTAGTTTTAATGTGATTATTGGTGGGCTGTGTAGGGAGGGGAAAGTGGGTGAAGCCTATGATTTGTTGGAAGATATGCCACGGTGGGGATGTGCCCCGGATGTGGTAGCTTACAGGACAGTTTTTGATGGTTTGTGTGATGTGAAGCAGTTCAAAGAAGCAGCAAGCATTTTGGATGAGATGAGTTTTATGGGATATGCTCATCATACGTCTAGT ATATACTTCGCGGCTGGTTTTTCCTCGTGCACTAAAGAAATGGCCAGGAGTTCCGCAACAAGTGGTTGA
- the LOC125207286 gene encoding multiprotein-bridging factor 1a-like, whose product MAGFSQDWEPIVIRKKAPTSAARKDEKAVNAARRAGAEIETVKKSTGGTNRAASSSTSLNTRKLDEDTENLTHEKVPTELKKAIMQARMDKKLTQAQLAQVINEKPQIIQEYESGKAIPNQQIISKLERALGVKLRGKK is encoded by the exons ATGGCAGGATTCTCACAGGACTGGGAGCCGATAGTCATCCGCAAGAAGGCGCCGACCTCCGCAGCTCGCAAGGATGAGAAAGCCGTCAACGCCGCCCGCCGCGCCGGAGCAGAGATCGAGACTGTCAAAAAGT CAACCGGTGGGACAAACAGAGCTGCTTCGAGCAGTACCTCGTTGAATACCAGGAAGCTTGATGAAGATACCGAGAATCTTACTC ATGAGAAGGTTCCGACCGAATTAAAAAAGGCTATCATGCAGGCTCGAATGGATAAAAAACTCACCCAAGCTCAACTTGCTCAG GTGATAAATGAGAAACCGCAGATCATACAGGAATACGAATCTGGGAAAGCAATTCCCAATCAGCAGATCATATCCAAACTGGAGAGGGCCCTTGGTGTGAAATTGCGCGGAAAGAAATAA
- the LOC125207284 gene encoding protein DELAY OF GERMINATION 1-like isoform X1, with protein sequence MASTNHRPFRCSFRSWMAQQQQDLDELVAANSSPAAAEEDLARLRDKCVAHFAEYAERRAAMAGQNPPCFLSPPWCSAFENAFMWVGGCRPSLFIRLIYHACGSELDAFLRGERKGNLAELTARQLEMINALHCKTVKEEDKFDTRIASLQEEIADEPLATMAKQSVGEWSEDVERAMVAHEAAMAEVLLAADRLRMETLEEVMGILTPLQAVDLLVEAKKLHISMHCWGCKREEQTSTSTS encoded by the exons ATGGCCTCCACCAACCACCGCCCCTTCCGCTGCTCCTTCCGCAGCTGGATGGCGCAGCAGCAGCAGGACCTCGACGAGCTCGTGGCGGCCAACTCCTCCCCCGCCGCGGCCGAGGAGGACCTCGCGCGGCTGAGGGACAAGTGCGTCGCGCACTTCGCGGAGTACGCGGAGAGGCGGGCCGCCATGGCAGGGCAGAACCCGCCGTGCTTCCTGTCCCCGCCGTGGTGCTCCGCCTTCGAGAACGCCTTCATGTGGGTCGGGGGCTGCCGCCCCTCGCTCTTCATCCGCCTCATCTACCACGCCTGCGGCTCCGAGCTCGACGCCTTCCTCCGCGGCGAGAGGAAGGGCAACCTCGCCGAGCTCACCGCGCGCCAGCTCGAGATGATCAATGCTCTCCATTGCAAGACTGTCAAGGAGGAGGACAAGTTTGATACAAGAATTGCTTCTTTGCAG GAGGAAATAGCAGATGAGCCGCTGGCAACGATGGCTAAGCAGAGCGTGGGGGAGTGGAGcgaggacgtggagcgcgccaTGGTTGCACACGAGGCCGCAATGGCAGAGGTTCTGTTGGCGGCGGATCGGCTGAGGATGGAGACGCTCGAGGAGGTGATGGGCATCCTCACCCCGTTGCAGGCCGTGGACCTTCTAGTCGAAGCGAAGAAGCTCCACATCTCGATGCATTGCTGGGGTTGCAAAAGGGAGGAACAAACATCAACGAGCACAAGTTGA
- the LOC125203621 gene encoding protein GRAVITROPIC IN THE LIGHT 1-like → MDSVKRSVVTPSKSGLARAIAKALHIRAVTGVAPDDDGILKNHFKHAEARTSADDDKEELLQDDGIVQEAFLSKLFASVSAVKAAYAEMQFAQSPHDADGIQAADRMVVSELKRLSELKQAYLTKQLNEATPATTLLLSEIQERKSSLRIYEVTAKKLESQLQLKEAEAASLRGKLSDANKANTLLEKRLSSSGQFVVPENVQLSDTRVGDFLSYHKQTLKSIRSFVQLLIKEMGSAGWDLDAAADSIEPGTRFRNPSHKCFAFESFVCKQMFDGFNCPDEKAMPERDKRRVLFLNRYIELISAKPKSPFASFCRAKYSRVVHPKMEASLFGSLESVASSEPLETPFFSAFCEMAKRVWLLRRLALSFEPGVSVFQAKKGDRFSEVYMESLGDDARLQPEPLVALCVVPGFKIGKTIVQCQVYLC, encoded by the coding sequence ATGGATTCGGTGAAACGCTCTGTGGTCACACCGAGCAAGAGTGGATTGGCGCGCGCCATTGCCAAGGCTCTACACATTCGTGCGGTCACAGGTGTAGCTCCGGACGATGATGGTATCCTGAAAAATCATTTCAAGCACGCTGAGGCTCGCACGTCTGCAGACGATGACAAGGAGGAGCTCCTGCAGGATGACGGGATAGTCCAAGAAGCTTTCCTCTCGAAACTGTTTGCTTCAGTTTCTGCTGTTAAAGCCGCCTACGCGGAGATGCAGTTTGCTCAGTCTCCTCACGACGCTGATGGGATTCAAGCTGCGGACAGGATGGTCGTATCCGAGCTGAAGCGCCTCTCCGAGCTGAAGCAGGCTTATTTAACGAAACAGCTGAATGAGGCAACCCCGGCCACCACGTTGCTTTTATCCGAGATTCAAGAGCGGAAGAGTTCTCTTAGGATCTACGAGGTCACTGCCAAGAAGCTCGAGTCTCAGCTCCAACTCAAAGAAGCGGAGGCCGCCTCTCTCAGAGGGAAACTATCGGATGCCAATAAGGCTAACACGTTGCTCGAGAAGAGGCTGAGCTCGAGCGGGCAGTTTGTCGTCCCCGAGAACGTTCAGCTGTCCGACACGAGGGTCGGAGACTTCCTGTCCTACCACAAGCAGACGCTGAAATCTATCCGAAGCTTCGTGCAACTTCTGATCAAAGAGATGGGATCCGCTGGCTGGGATTTGGATGCTGCGGCCGACTCCATTGAGCCGGGCACTCGTTTCAGGAACCCGAGCCATAAGTGCTTCGCGTTCGAGTCCTTCGTGTGCAAACAAATGTTCGATGGCTTCAACTGCCCCGATGAGAAGGCCATGCCGGAGAGGGACAAGAGGCGCGTCTTATTCCTCAACCGATACATCGAGCTGATATCCGCGAAGCCTAAATCTCCGTTTGCATCGTTCTGCCGTGCAAAGTACTCGAGAGTCGTGCACCCGAAGATGGAAGCCTCTCTCTTCGGCAGCTTGGAGTCCGTGGCGTCGAGTGAGCCGCTGGAGACGCCCTTCTTCTCGGCATTCTGTGAGATGGCGAAGCGCGTCTGGCTCCTGCGCCGCTTGGCCCTGTCTTTCGAGCCGGGGGTCTCCGTCTTCCAAGCGAAGAAGGGGGACCGATTCTCGGAGGTCTACATGGAGAGCTTGGGCGACGATGCCCGGTTGCAGCCGGAGCCTCTCGTGGCATTGTGCGTCGTGCCCGGATTCAAGATCGGCAAGACTATTGTCCAGTGCCAAGTTTATCTGTGTTGA